From Methanocella paludicola SANAE, a single genomic window includes:
- a CDS encoding aldo/keto reductase, whose amino-acid sequence MMYRKMPKNGDELSILGFGCMRLPVKENGSIDEERATKQVRYAIDHGVNYVDTAYPYHNEQSEPFLGRALADGYREKVKLATKLPGWMAKSRKDMDQFLDVQLEKLNTDHIDYYLVHALVGDLWDKLVTMGVADFLDNAKADGRIVNAGFSFHGAGEDFKRIVDAYDWDFCLIQYNYLDEKNQAGTEGMEYAASKGLGIVVMEPLRGGNLTNPVPVSVKAIWDTAPTKRTPAEWALRWVWNHPEVTVVLSGMNKEDHIDENLKVADEAFPHSLTEAELELVRNVERKYRELMKVGCTGCRYCMPCPEGVNIPLCFEIYNDKYLSGNADGARFMYAARLGSVLSVGEPEFASKCVQCGDCLDKCPQHIEIPTMLESVVEELEGPDLEQRVAMAKVAFKRT is encoded by the coding sequence ATGATGTATAGAAAAATGCCGAAGAACGGAGACGAGCTGTCGATCCTTGGATTCGGATGTATGCGCCTCCCGGTGAAAGAGAATGGCTCCATCGACGAAGAAAGGGCCACGAAGCAGGTACGCTACGCGATCGACCACGGCGTAAACTATGTCGATACGGCCTATCCCTATCACAACGAGCAGAGCGAGCCGTTCTTAGGCCGGGCTCTCGCCGACGGTTACCGCGAGAAAGTGAAGCTCGCGACAAAACTCCCCGGATGGATGGCGAAAAGCCGGAAGGACATGGACCAGTTCCTTGATGTCCAGCTGGAAAAGCTCAACACCGACCACATCGACTATTACCTCGTCCATGCCCTGGTCGGGGATTTGTGGGACAAACTTGTAACAATGGGCGTTGCCGATTTCCTCGATAATGCCAAAGCCGACGGCCGCATCGTTAACGCGGGCTTTTCCTTCCACGGCGCGGGCGAGGATTTCAAGCGGATCGTGGACGCCTACGACTGGGACTTTTGCCTGATCCAGTATAACTACCTGGACGAAAAGAACCAGGCGGGCACCGAGGGCATGGAATATGCGGCCTCGAAAGGCCTCGGAATAGTCGTCATGGAGCCCCTCCGGGGAGGGAACCTCACGAATCCCGTGCCGGTGAGTGTGAAAGCGATCTGGGATACGGCCCCGACGAAGAGGACCCCGGCCGAATGGGCCCTGCGCTGGGTCTGGAACCACCCGGAGGTAACGGTCGTCCTCTCCGGGATGAATAAGGAAGACCATATCGACGAGAACCTGAAGGTGGCCGATGAGGCGTTCCCGCATTCCCTGACGGAAGCCGAGTTGGAGCTGGTGAGAAATGTAGAGCGTAAGTACCGCGAGCTGATGAAAGTAGGCTGTACGGGCTGCCGGTATTGTATGCCTTGCCCGGAAGGGGTAAACATTCCGCTCTGCTTCGAAATATACAACGATAAATACCTGTCAGGGAATGCGGACGGAGCCAGGTTCATGTATGCCGCACGGCTGGGCAGCGTCCTGTCCGTGGGAGAGCCGGAGTTCGCCTCGAAGTGCGTCCAATGCGGAGACTGCCTTGACAAATGCCCCCAGCACATCGAAATACCGACGATGCTCGAATCCGTCGTCGAAGAACTGGAAGGGCCGGACCTGGAGCAGCGCGTCGCCATGGCAAAAGTGGCATTCAAACGGACGTGA
- a CDS encoding flavodoxin — MKRALSPSSSPVNGGNILVAYFSHSGNTRIIADKIHESVGGDIFEIVAVDPYPRDYNAVVAQARKELDEEYIPELKSIIKNIESYDMIFVGYPNWWSTIPRPVATFLSEYDLSGKTIVPFCTHEGSGLGRSVTDIKKFCPRSIILEGLAVRGSYVKNAQNEMASWLRKIGR, encoded by the coding sequence GTGAAAAGAGCTTTATCACCATCTTCAAGTCCGGTAAATGGCGGAAATATCCTTGTGGCTTATTTTTCTCACTCAGGCAACACACGCATCATCGCCGATAAAATACACGAAAGCGTCGGCGGCGATATCTTTGAGATCGTGGCCGTAGATCCCTATCCCCGGGATTATAATGCGGTTGTGGCGCAGGCAAGGAAGGAACTGGATGAGGAGTATATACCTGAATTGAAATCAATAATCAAGAACATCGAATCTTACGATATGATCTTCGTCGGTTACCCCAATTGGTGGAGTACGATACCCAGGCCTGTTGCAACGTTTTTATCTGAATATGATCTTTCCGGAAAGACTATTGTGCCGTTTTGCACGCACGAGGGAAGCGGCCTGGGGCGAAGTGTTACGGACATTAAAAAATTTTGCCCACGGTCGATCATTCTGGAGGGACTTGCCGTCCGGGGCAGCTATGTTAAAAATGCGCAGAATGAGATGGCTTCATGGCTGCGTAAGATCGGGAGGTGA
- a CDS encoding winged helix-turn-helix transcriptional regulator — translation MDAAPKEQIYDWPIDATLAVIGGKWKPLIIYELNDETLRFSQLLDRLQPRVTQRMLTKQLRQLEEDGLITRKVYTQVPPKVEYSLTELGKSLMPILDQLCEWGSEHMGDRIKYKCEE, via the coding sequence ATGGACGCCGCTCCCAAAGAACAAATATATGATTGGCCGATCGATGCGACCCTGGCCGTGATCGGCGGCAAATGGAAACCGTTGATCATCTATGAGCTAAATGATGAGACGCTCCGTTTTAGCCAGCTACTTGACCGTTTACAGCCCCGAGTCACCCAGAGGATGCTGACAAAGCAACTTCGCCAGCTCGAGGAAGACGGCCTTATCACCCGGAAGGTCTACACGCAGGTCCCGCCGAAAGTGGAGTACTCTCTTACGGAATTGGGAAAATCCCTGATGCCGATCCTGGACCAGCTCTGTGAATGGGGGTCCGAGCACATGGGTGACCGCATCAAGTATAAGTGTGAAGAATGA
- a CDS encoding DUF488 family protein, N3 subclade, whose protein sequence is MSIAIDHPSWFYGFEYKPLIPPADLEDNYRRGRITEAEYTKSYNLQLLALDPRQVFLDLGENAILLCHEPPGQICHRRLVAAWLEKCLNIFVPESHYREPKVML, encoded by the coding sequence GTGAGCATCGCCATAGACCATCCGTCGTGGTTCTATGGCTTCGAGTACAAGCCCCTCATACCACCGGCGGACTTAGAGGATAATTATCGCAGGGGCAGGATAACGGAGGCCGAGTATACGAAGTCGTATAACCTCCAGCTCTTAGCGCTCGACCCGCGGCAGGTGTTCCTCGACCTCGGCGAAAACGCGATCCTGTTATGCCATGAGCCCCCGGGGCAGATCTGCCACCGCAGGCTCGTCGCAGCGTGGCTGGAAAAGTGTCTGAACATCTTCGTGCCCGAGTCCCACTACCGGGAGCCAAAGGTGATGTTATGA
- a CDS encoding flavodoxin family protein, with product MSDFEVIYYSRGGNTKRLADAIAGELGVKAVDVKTAALSPDVKIIFLGSGCYGGKPGEDMVKFIQSGKLSGRKVALFGTSMGGIGKEVDEMAAALRQKGANVVGSYFCKGKGLLIFSRGHPNQDEIDGARKFAKEMAS from the coding sequence ATGAGCGATTTCGAGGTCATTTATTATTCTCGTGGCGGTAACACGAAGAGGCTGGCGGACGCGATCGCAGGCGAGCTGGGCGTTAAGGCCGTGGACGTTAAAACTGCGGCGTTGAGCCCGGATGTAAAGATCATATTTCTGGGGAGCGGATGTTACGGGGGCAAGCCCGGCGAGGACATGGTGAAGTTCATTCAGTCCGGTAAATTAAGCGGCCGAAAGGTCGCGCTCTTTGGCACGTCCATGGGCGGCATCGGCAAGGAAGTCGATGAGATGGCAGCGGCCTTGAGACAGAAAGGCGCGAATGTCGTCGGGAGCTATTTCTGTAAGGGTAAAGGATTACTGATATTTAGCCGTGGCCATCCGAACCAGGATGAGATCGACGGCGCCCGTAAATTCGCGAAAGAAATGGCTTCGTGA